ttttattactatgtGTTTTAAGGaaagtttattttagtatttttatggtcactgaataaTAAGtctgcagaatttcattttgttagtaaataatgaacagttaacacctgtggtctatagtttaattataaaaattcacTCTTatataggacataaggcttctatgcatccggttatgcaggagcttaatgtaaaaagttttttgaaagagataaggaagagaaaaaaaataaatatcggAATCggccaatcaagtaacatgaaatctgtGATCGATATTGGGCTTAAAAAAACATGATCGGAGCATCCCTAGtgttctaaataaaaatgaaaaagaaaaaaaatacttacttAATCTGCTTTCTACCATGTTCACGTAACCTTTGGTGTCAAGCAGGCAGGTGTTTCCATGTGCTGACAAAAGCAGTTGGAATAAGTGAGTAAGGCACTGTTGTTATACTATTCCAGCTATCAGATGTGGGATCATAGCAGTCCAAAGTCTTACATCGCTGGGTGCCAAAGTAGCCCCCAACTACATACAGCTTATTTCCTGAAGCCACAGCATGGCAGCTCATGCGTTTAGAGGTCATATCTCCAACTCGTGTCCATTGGTTGGTTTCACAGTCGAAGCGGTAAGCAGAGGCTGCGGTAAATTCCGTGTCACCACCCATTATAAAGATCTGACTGCCCAACACAGCGGCAGCAGTATAACGCCAAGGCTGTGGGCACTCTGCAGCAATAGTCCATCGATTTTCCACTGGATCATAGCACTGAACCTTAGACGCTTTGTCCCGGTGAATGGTAGTACCCCCAAAGACAAAAAGTTTTAGCTTGGCACTGACAACAGCTGCATTGCTCACTCCATCTCTAAGTGGAGCCATCATACTCCATTTGTTAGTAAGCGGGTTATATCTCTCAACCTGCTTCAGGGACACAGAAGGAGATGCTGGGAAGACACCTGCTATGGCAGTGTGCCCTCCAAccacatataaacaattttctaATTCTGCGGATCCGTGGCCAAAACGTGCAATTAACATTGGTGCACCCTTAGACCATTCTTCATGAACTGTGTCATAAACCCACACATCTTTTGAAACTCCATTCTCAGACCCACGACCACCTGTCACATATACCTTGCAACCAATAGCGCAGGCACTGAATTCCTTTCTTGGGCTAGGTAGGTCCGATCTGGGAATAATTTCCTTAGCCTTGTGGTCTACTTGGTAAATTTTGTCACACATGAAGGTCTGTCCACCCAAGATAAGAAGTGTATGTCCAGCCTTGCGTGGGCGGGCACAAGGACTGGTAACTACACCATCGTTTTGTAAGATCTTTTTCTTAGATTGGATGGCCTCTTCCACAATCTGTCTGCTCCTTTTATCAGAAACAACCAGCTCCTCACATGCAACAGCATCAATCAGGCATTCTGAAGGTAAAAGAGCAAGACGGATGCCCCTCAAAAGTTCAGGAAGATACTCTTTTCTGTTATCCAGATCATGATGAACCCAGCGAATGACAGCATTGTAAACTATCCGCTCATCTTCAATTTCTAATTCATCACTAAGGATCAGATCAAGAAGTTTTTCCTTTGATAGGCCACAAAAATCCTCAGTGTCCATTACTGCTTCAAAGTGCACTAAACACATTCTCCAGGATAGTTCGTACAGGCGTTTACACTGGTGAGCATCCGAAAGTAGCATCATGCCCAGGCAGTTGGAGGAATGCAAGTTTTTCTCAAGAAATTCTGCAGCTGCATCTCGGATATCATGAAACTGAAGCATGTCTCCCGCCTCAAGTAAGGATTCTGCATTCTCCTCATTGATCACAACACGGGATGAATAAGCAAAGTCAAGCAGCAGCTCAAGTACTTCAGGGTGTATACTATCATGGAAATTTACATCACTGTCCAGACTCTCACGCAATCCACCACTGAACATTGCTTCAAAGTAGCGACTACAGGCAGCTAAAACAGCCCGATGACAAGGAAAGGAACGATCTCCAGCCCAAAGAGTCACATCAGTAAACATACGCTGCTTTCTCAAGGTATTGAGGTGAGTAAGCACGCTGTCTGGATGAGAGGGCTTGTGGAACAACGAAATGTTCATGGAGCCCGTACTGGTACGAGATTTTCTATTCTCGTGCACGGTGACTGACATGGCAACTGGATCTTCAAGGGATTCTCCGTCCCTTAGCTGTCTAACTGGGAAgggaaataagacaaaaaaaaagtcagtgaaaTAATCTCATACACATTGAAAAACAATAAAGCTCTCGCCTTGTATGGCAACATCTCATCTATAATTTGCTGTACACGAAGTGCAACAGCAATAGTTGACttagactttatttttttaaaatagggTTAAATTTTTTGTGTTGCTGAAATATAATCTTCCAGTGgctgtttattttaatgaaaggGCGTCCAATGAGATTCAGCAAAAACTATGTTGACTTAATTAAAACACAATGTTCTGTGTACCACCGTTTGCAAGGAAACAATACTTCGTTATAAGCCAAGCATCTACAGAAGGACTGCAATAGTCAAGTTTGGAGTTCAGCAATTTTaactacaaaaaaatgtaaccagaGTCGAAGAATCATGAGACTGTATTAGGAAGCATCTGcaaagttttatttgtattagCAGTGATGTTTGCTTCTCCTCTATTTACTTTTCCTTATACATATACAAAAAGCATTCAGAAGCAAAATGTcgcattaaaataatgaataaaactcCGCAAATATCTCtagaaaatttaaatataaatgtaaattttgctttttcaataatgaaatacaaGTCACAAGGTATAAAAGCAGTGTATGAAATATAACCTACTTTAGATATGGTGTGCAGCAGCCAGTTCTCCGTCAGGCATGGTGCCCAAAAGAAATGATTAATTTAGTGCTGTTAAATAATGAGTCACCAGGCCACGTAATGTCTGACAACATGAGCAGAAACCACAAGGGTAAACAAAACACAGGCAGGTCTTGGGGAGAACTGCTAGGATGGCAAAAGCGCTATGAACATCCATAATTAGAAGAGTTTTGTATGTGTATGTAGGGTGTTTCAATTTTTTATTAGACTTAACTgaatgtgaataataaaataaaaataatacaaggcCACCCATGgtgttttgtctttttctagAAAATGTATCTCATTCAAGTCTACAAGCGGCAAATTTTCTATAAATAACTGATAACTACTTAAAGCTTTTAAACCTAAATACTTCACATTCAGTTGGCATgagtttctgtttttgcagcttcttTCCTGTAGACACTATGCAGttcaggttaagaattaaaataaagcagCTACGCTTAGTATGCTAAAAACAGTGTGGTTGAATCTTTtgacaatgtattttaaaagggAAAATCATTATGTTGGGACATGTAGATAGTAGCTCTTCACTGACACTAGTAACAAGATGAGATtaccaaaattaaatttaaataaattttcaatACTAATTATGTTCTAAAAAAGGTCATTTTTCATGAATCTGATAAACTATTCTCACAGTGCTGTTCTAGAATTCCTGGTATTTGTCTTGCATTTAAATCATATTTAGCACTATAAGAAGGTAATTGAGCAAATTAGGCATGTTGGTGTAATTTCAGACTATAATTTAAGGCAAAAATTGCCTCTACAGCCACATAAACTAAATTTATCATGTTCATTAGGTATATTTGTTCTTTTGGAAATCTCAATGAGTAACTGCTTATGCATGAAGATAAAAGGTATGTAAAACAGATAGGAAAGTATCATACAGTTCAACGTACAGTATGTATAACTTAGAGGATGGGCAAAACTAAAGAGGCTTTGACAATGGCATGGTAATGAGCCCCAGACACATTGCCACAAGTATATCATTAACAGAAACACAGAATGAGATCTCACACTGACAATGTCACAGATGCATTGACATTGGACCACCAGCCAAAATCAGATATGAGACAGGAAACGGACTTTTGATTAAAATAGGCTAATAAAGGCCGATTCACCAAAATGACGTTTTACTCATATTagtgcaaaaaagaagaaatgggcTTCAAAATACAAACACTAGAGGACTGGAAATGTACTGCCTGGTGCATGTTTTAATTCTTGCTTTGGGAGGACCAGTATATAGACAAAATCTCTTGAGTCCACGGATCAATTTGCCTGGTTATCAACAATGCTTTTTAACAGTTTTGTGGTTGTTTTAGCAGCACATGCTGGATTCCTTAAGATACACAAACAACTTCTGAAACCTCTTCAAAACATCTGTGTACCCAGTGTTTAATTGGGTGGAGAATAACAGTATTTTATTTACCATATAAATGATTCAGACTAGCCCTGCTCACATATGGCTCTATCTAGCATTTCAGTCTGGTCAATTTTAGACTGAACGCTTAAATAAGGTTAACTGGTGAACTTCCTGTACAGCATTTTTCTCCATAAACTGaaactttttattaaatactaCTAAGTACAGTTTTATCTAATGTTTCTTCTCTCTGGTAAAATATAAACTGATAACATCTGTTCTTTGTGCTGATGGTGTATTAGTAAGTAACCCTTTAGTAGCCGGGTGACTGAAACAGAATGCAATACATCTTGCATTGGAAACTAAAtaatttgtttacttttaaaactttttctcTATTATTCAATTTCATACATAGTCATGTGAAAAGccaagtacaccccatgaaatgtttttttcttttttaacatgtgGACATATTaaaatttgatcttcatttaaacaatatctTTAGACAAAGATGATGTAATTGAAGAAAACCTCAAGAAGACATTACCTATAACTGCCTATCATTCTCTGACACAGACTAGGTGAAAGCTCTTACACTTTTCCATTCCACATTTTTCAGCTGTGCAATGTTTGAGGGGGGTCTTTTGTGAACTTTGATATCAACAGTGACAAGAACTGCCTGCAAGTCCTGTGGTGAAATTCTCGGGTTTCTAGAGACTTTTTTCAGCACCCTGTGTTCTTCTCTATTGGGTTGACCTTACTGGGGTGGCCTGGCTTGGACAAgctggcagttgtttgaaatcttcttcaGTTGTAGATGATTTTCTggacaaataaacacacacttcaacaacaaaacagcaaaccaaactaaatgtctgaagTTTAAATAAGGCAGTTTGCAGCAAGactttttgtgaactttattttaaagaatctgtcatgcatttatattattttttatatattactttttaaaattatatgctAATGTATGTTAATAATTAACGTAACTGTTACGTTTATGTTTTAGTGAGTGtctactgaaatgtattttatgcCCCTTATGATCTGTGAGTGGTCACTCTAAAAAACACAGCTGAAACCTCCCTCTGGCCATTTAAGACTGAGAGAAGAGCATCTTAGGTAGTGGTACACTGAATGTTTTAGAGGTTTCTCATACGAGTATTGCTTTTCAtttgaatttaatgcattttctgAATATTTCTGCTCTGTTTCTGGATTCTGCTTACAGCTTGAGCTTTATATGATGTTTTAACTGCAGATTGCCTTTAAGGGATATCTTTTtcactcttttgagcatttttgtttttttttttttttaataatttttcaataaatatttgactttaaaaaaatctttgcttCAATATGTCTTACCAAGTTAAGGGTTTTCATGATTTCATTTAAGAGGCATGTAAAGAAACTTTGGGACATTTGAGGCATTTTAACTTAACAAAGCCAGTTTCCACATTTTGGCACATGAATAGCCTTAAGTGTGCAGCTAATAGTTGGGGGCTGGATGGTTAGGAGTGGGGCTATTTGTGAAAGCCAGTCGAGATCCTGACCTGCTTTTGTAGAACTTCGTTATGGTACTGACACCTGATTAACCCAATATATAGTA
The Erpetoichthys calabaricus chromosome 17, fErpCal1.3, whole genome shotgun sequence genome window above contains:
- the LOC114667685 gene encoding kelch-like protein 25 isoform X2, which translates into the protein MSVTVHENRKSRTSTGSMNISLFHKPSHPDSVLTHLNTLRKQRMFTDVTLWAGDRSFPCHRAVLAACSRYFEAMFSGGLRESLDSDVNFHDSIHPEVLELLLDFAYSSRVVINEENAESLLEAGDMLQFHDIRDAAAEFLEKNLHSSNCLGMMLLSDAHQCKRLYELSWRMCLVHFEAVMDTEDFCGLSKEKLLDLILSDELEIEDERIVYNAVIRWVHHDLDNRKEYLPELLRGIRLALLPSECLIDAVACEELVVSDKRSRQIVEEAIQSKKKILQNDGVVTSPCARPRKAGHTLLILGGQTFMCDKIYQVDHKAKEIIPRSDLPSPRKEFSACAIGCKVYVTGGRGSENGVSKDVWVYDTVHEEWSKGAPMLIARFGHGSAELENCLYVVGGHTAIAGVFPASPSVSLKQVERYNPLTNKWSMMAPLRDGVSNAAVVSAKLKLFVFGGTTIHRDKASKVQCYDPVENRWTIAAECPQPWRYTAAAVLGSQIFIMGGDTEFTAASAYRFDCETNQWTRVGDMTSKRMSCHAVASGNKLYVVGGYFGTQRCKTLDCYDPTSDSWNSITTVPYSLIPTAFVSTWKHLPA
- the LOC114667685 gene encoding kelch-like protein 25 isoform X1, whose product is MYSVAFVRTPQISQVIEGPLGRLWKRQMQSPSQLLTVSRCTWVSNLCRLRQLRDGESLEDPVAMSVTVHENRKSRTSTGSMNISLFHKPSHPDSVLTHLNTLRKQRMFTDVTLWAGDRSFPCHRAVLAACSRYFEAMFSGGLRESLDSDVNFHDSIHPEVLELLLDFAYSSRVVINEENAESLLEAGDMLQFHDIRDAAAEFLEKNLHSSNCLGMMLLSDAHQCKRLYELSWRMCLVHFEAVMDTEDFCGLSKEKLLDLILSDELEIEDERIVYNAVIRWVHHDLDNRKEYLPELLRGIRLALLPSECLIDAVACEELVVSDKRSRQIVEEAIQSKKKILQNDGVVTSPCARPRKAGHTLLILGGQTFMCDKIYQVDHKAKEIIPRSDLPSPRKEFSACAIGCKVYVTGGRGSENGVSKDVWVYDTVHEEWSKGAPMLIARFGHGSAELENCLYVVGGHTAIAGVFPASPSVSLKQVERYNPLTNKWSMMAPLRDGVSNAAVVSAKLKLFVFGGTTIHRDKASKVQCYDPVENRWTIAAECPQPWRYTAAAVLGSQIFIMGGDTEFTAASAYRFDCETNQWTRVGDMTSKRMSCHAVASGNKLYVVGGYFGTQRCKTLDCYDPTSDSWNSITTVPYSLIPTAFVSTWKHLPA